One bacterium DNA segment encodes these proteins:
- a CDS encoding ABC transporter permease subunit gives MSRAASASAQQPPARRRGRTGDGPAWWVYAVVGLFALLVAGIFLSAFLNSIASTWFGGWLPDAYTGKWYRFALAEFDLGYVLGVTIVVGLSVTLISLALGVPAAYALARYAFPGRPALMLLLVLPMMVPPITYGIPLAAMLYKLHLGGKLAGVIVANIVPAMPFVVLIMTPFFEQIDPNLERAARTLGAPPLRLFARVLLPIALPGVLAAGLLILVRAIALFELTFLVSGAKSQTLVVALYYTAFAAGIRPSQAIDAMAVVYMVTGLILLLTALRFINPVNMVIRVRR, from the coding sequence ATGAGCCGGGCGGCTTCGGCGTCGGCGCAGCAGCCGCCCGCCCGCCGGCGCGGCCGGACAGGCGACGGCCCGGCGTGGTGGGTCTATGCTGTCGTCGGCCTGTTCGCGCTCTTGGTCGCCGGCATCTTCCTCTCCGCGTTCCTCAACTCGATCGCGTCCACGTGGTTCGGCGGATGGCTGCCGGACGCGTACACGGGGAAGTGGTACAGGTTCGCGCTCGCCGAGTTCGATCTCGGCTACGTGCTCGGCGTTACGATCGTCGTCGGCCTGAGCGTCACCCTGATCAGCCTCGCGCTCGGCGTGCCGGCCGCCTACGCGCTCGCGCGGTACGCGTTTCCCGGACGGCCCGCCCTCATGCTGCTGCTCGTCCTGCCGATGATGGTGCCGCCGATCACCTACGGCATCCCGCTCGCCGCGATGCTGTACAAGCTCCACCTCGGCGGCAAGCTCGCCGGCGTCATCGTTGCGAACATCGTGCCGGCGATGCCGTTCGTCGTGCTGATCATGACGCCGTTTTTCGAGCAGATCGATCCGAACCTCGAGCGCGCCGCCCGTACCTTAGGCGCGCCGCCGCTCCGGCTGTTCGCACGGGTGCTCTTGCCCATCGCGCTCCCCGGCGTGCTGGCCGCGGGCCTCCTGATCCTCGTGCGTGCGATCGCCCTGTTCGAGCTGACGTTCCTCGTCTCCGGCGCGAAGAGCCAGACCCTCGTCGTCGCGCTCTACTACACGGCGTTCGCGGCCGGGATCCGGCCCAGCCAAGCGATCGACGCGATGGCGGTCGTCTACATGGTCACCGGCCTCATTCTGCTGCTCACCGCGCTCCGGTTCATCAACCCCGTGAACATGGTCATCCGCGTCCGCCGGTGA
- a CDS encoding enolase C-terminal domain-like protein yields MKRLPIADLRATTVTVPVEAPLRHSNGAHWGRFVRTIVELKTADGLVGLGEMGGGGEAAEGALLGLKPYVLGHDAFDLEALRFKICNPTAGLYTNRTQLHAAIEFACLDIIGQALGVPVYDLLGGRLRGEVPFASYLFFRYADPKSGAGEVRTVEQLVAHAQTLRRAHGFRTHKLKGGVFPPQYELECYRALAAAFPEDGLRYDPNSVLSVEEGIRFGRAIEDLRNDYLEDPTWGLNGMRRLRERVRVPLATNTVVVNFEGLAANVLQPAVDVILLDTTFWGGIRPCVKAAGVCETFQLGVAVHSSGELGIQLATMLHLGAVIPSLAFAADAHYHHLVDDVIEGGKMPYRGGRIAVPTGPGLGVRLDRDKMGRYAELYRRLGGYPYDRDPGRPAWYPLIPNTRWADPAVSVSLDDAAPAHPAGQSPSEVRP; encoded by the coding sequence GTGAAACGCCTTCCGATCGCCGATCTCCGCGCGACGACGGTCACCGTCCCGGTCGAGGCGCCGCTCCGGCACAGCAACGGCGCGCACTGGGGCCGGTTCGTGCGCACCATCGTGGAGCTCAAGACGGCGGACGGGCTCGTCGGCCTCGGGGAGATGGGTGGGGGCGGCGAGGCCGCCGAGGGCGCGCTGCTCGGGCTGAAGCCCTACGTCCTCGGGCACGACGCCTTCGACCTCGAGGCGCTGCGCTTCAAGATCTGCAACCCGACGGCGGGCCTGTACACCAACCGGACGCAGTTGCACGCCGCGATCGAGTTCGCGTGCCTCGACATCATCGGGCAGGCGCTCGGCGTGCCCGTGTACGATCTGCTCGGGGGACGGCTGCGCGGCGAGGTGCCGTTCGCGAGTTACCTGTTCTTCCGCTACGCCGACCCGAAGAGCGGCGCGGGCGAGGTCCGGACGGTGGAGCAGCTGGTCGCGCACGCCCAGACGCTGCGCCGCGCGCACGGGTTCCGGACACACAAGCTGAAGGGCGGCGTCTTCCCGCCCCAGTACGAGCTGGAGTGCTACCGCGCGCTCGCGGCGGCGTTCCCCGAGGACGGGCTGCGCTACGACCCCAACTCCGTGCTGAGCGTGGAGGAGGGCATCCGGTTCGGGCGGGCGATCGAGGACCTCCGCAACGATTACCTCGAGGATCCGACGTGGGGCCTCAACGGCATGCGGCGCCTTCGGGAGCGCGTGCGCGTGCCGCTCGCGACCAACACCGTCGTGGTGAACTTCGAAGGGCTCGCGGCGAACGTGCTGCAGCCCGCCGTCGACGTGATCCTCCTCGACACGACGTTCTGGGGCGGTATCCGTCCGTGCGTGAAGGCGGCCGGGGTCTGCGAGACGTTTCAGCTCGGCGTGGCCGTGCACTCTTCAGGCGAGCTCGGCATCCAGCTCGCGACGATGCTGCATCTCGGCGCGGTGATCCCGAGTCTGGCTTTCGCCGCGGACGCGCACTACCATCATCTTGTGGACGACGTGATCGAGGGCGGCAAGATGCCGTACCGCGGCGGTCGGATCGCGGTCCCGACCGGGCCCGGGCTCGGCGTCCGGCTCGATCGCGACAAGATGGGCCGCTACGCCGAGCTTTACCGGCGGCTGGGTGGGTACCCGTACGATCGCGATCCCGGCCGGCCGGCCTGGTACCCGCTGATTCCCAACACGCGCTGGGCCGATCCGGCCGTCTCGGTGTCGCTCGACGATGCGGCGCCGGCGCATCCCGCCGGCCAGTCCCCTTCGGAGGTGCGGCCGTGA
- the iolB gene encoding 5-deoxy-glucuronate isomerase, which produces MNVFFKRSRGNGVSEIVNPRNSDSDGLELAILRPASGRPLEAASPGRESLLVILGGTCSIAVQGAGEWKDLGGRADVFDGVPTSVYVPAGLPYRISAAAPVEIAALRATAPDGGQAYVIQPRDVVVAVRGDGPNKRTVYTILDESKPAQRLVAGETFNEPGGWSSYPPHRHDRHDPPREAVFQEVYYFRVKPKGGFGFQRLYSPERHVDSTFVVEDGDTVLIPWGYHPVVAAPGYKLYYLWALAGEGRKLMASEDPAHAWVAKNA; this is translated from the coding sequence GTGAACGTGTTCTTCAAGCGCAGCCGGGGCAACGGCGTCTCGGAGATCGTGAATCCCAGGAACTCCGATTCCGACGGGCTCGAGCTCGCCATCCTCCGGCCGGCGTCCGGCCGGCCGCTGGAGGCCGCGTCGCCGGGACGCGAGTCGCTGCTGGTCATTCTCGGCGGCACGTGCTCGATCGCCGTGCAGGGCGCCGGCGAGTGGAAAGACCTCGGCGGACGCGCGGACGTCTTCGACGGCGTGCCGACCTCGGTCTACGTGCCGGCCGGTCTTCCGTACCGGATTTCGGCGGCGGCACCCGTCGAGATCGCGGCGCTGCGGGCGACGGCGCCCGACGGCGGGCAGGCATATGTGATCCAGCCCCGGGACGTGGTGGTCGCGGTGCGGGGCGACGGCCCGAACAAGCGCACAGTCTACACGATTCTCGACGAGTCGAAGCCCGCGCAGCGGCTCGTGGCGGGCGAGACGTTCAACGAGCCCGGCGGATGGTCGAGCTACCCGCCGCACCGGCACGACCGCCACGATCCGCCGCGGGAGGCCGTCTTCCAGGAAGTCTACTACTTCCGCGTGAAGCCGAAGGGGGGCTTCGGGTTCCAGCGTCTGTACTCGCCGGAGCGGCACGTCGACTCCACGTTCGTCGTCGAAGACGGCGACACCGTCCTGATACCCTGGGGCTACCATCCCGTCGTCGCCGCGCCGGGATACAAGCTCTACTATCTGTGGGCGCTCGCCGGCGAAGGCCGGAAGCTGATGGCGAGCGAGGACCCGGCGCACGCGTGGGTGGCCAAGAACGCATGA
- a CDS encoding lactate racemase domain-containing protein, producing MSGAVPVEGIRAPERAALPKVVRVRQQFATPGRCDVEAEIRRRIDAPDIARRIPKGRVAVAVGSRGVGEIPLITKAVVAALRRHGAQPFIIPAMGSHGGATADGQREVLAGLGVTEASAGAPIVSSMDVVELGRLADGSGVFWDRAALEAGAAVAVGRIKPHTAFRGVIESGLVKMAVIGIGKQRGAQSMHAPGFGGFADRLVEGYGIVAKKAPLLFGVGTVEDAYDVPVEVAVLPPEAFLDREPALLDRARSLMPRLPVAAADVLVVQEIGKNISGDGMDPNITGRYPTPFASGGPVIRKIAVLDLTAETQGNANGVGMADLIAQRVLRKVDLRATYMNALTSTVIDSVRLPMVLATDRDVLDAAVLTAPRIDGGQARLVYIRTTLALRDVAVSEAAVPELLPHASVAPGAAPQTLSFAADGSLAPPLDPVTPRPGREPAGRRADPGIF from the coding sequence ATGAGCGGCGCCGTCCCGGTCGAGGGGATCCGCGCGCCGGAAAGAGCGGCGCTGCCCAAAGTCGTCCGCGTGCGTCAGCAGTTCGCGACGCCGGGCCGGTGCGACGTCGAGGCCGAGATCCGCCGGCGGATCGACGCGCCGGACATCGCGCGGCGGATTCCGAAGGGGCGCGTCGCGGTCGCGGTCGGGAGCCGCGGCGTCGGCGAGATTCCGCTCATCACGAAGGCCGTGGTCGCAGCGCTGCGCCGGCACGGCGCGCAGCCGTTCATCATCCCCGCGATGGGCAGCCACGGCGGCGCGACCGCGGACGGGCAGCGGGAGGTTCTCGCCGGACTCGGCGTGACGGAAGCGTCGGCCGGCGCACCGATCGTCTCCTCGATGGACGTCGTGGAGTTGGGGCGGCTCGCGGACGGCTCCGGCGTTTTCTGGGACCGCGCGGCGCTGGAGGCCGGGGCCGCGGTCGCAGTCGGCCGCATCAAGCCGCACACCGCGTTTCGCGGCGTGATCGAGAGCGGGCTCGTCAAGATGGCCGTGATCGGCATCGGCAAGCAGCGCGGGGCGCAGTCGATGCACGCGCCGGGCTTCGGAGGCTTTGCCGATCGTCTCGTCGAGGGCTACGGCATCGTAGCCAAGAAGGCGCCGCTGCTCTTCGGGGTCGGCACGGTGGAGGACGCCTACGACGTGCCGGTCGAGGTGGCGGTGCTGCCGCCCGAGGCGTTCCTCGACCGGGAGCCGGCCTTGCTCGACCGCGCGCGCAGCCTCATGCCGCGGCTGCCGGTCGCGGCGGCGGACGTGCTCGTCGTCCAGGAGATCGGCAAGAACATCAGCGGGGACGGGATGGATCCCAACATCACCGGCCGGTATCCCACGCCGTTTGCCTCCGGCGGCCCGGTGATCCGCAAGATCGCCGTGCTGGACCTCACCGCCGAGACGCAGGGCAACGCCAACGGCGTCGGCATGGCTGATCTGATCGCGCAGCGGGTGCTGCGGAAGGTGGACCTGCGCGCGACGTACATGAACGCGCTCACGTCGACCGTCATCGACTCGGTGCGGCTGCCGATGGTGCTCGCGACCGACCGCGACGTGCTCGACGCCGCGGTGCTGACCGCGCCGAGGATCGACGGCGGGCAGGCGCGGCTCGTGTACATCCGCACCACGCTGGCGCTCCGCGACGTGGCCGTCTCGGAGGCGGCGGTGCCGGAGCTGCTGCCGCACGCGTCCGTCGCGCCCGGGGCGGCGCCTCAGACGCTGTCGTTCGCGGCCGATGGGTCGCTCGCGCCGCCGCTCGATCCCGTGACGCCGCGCCCGGGGCGGGAGCCGGCCGGCCGCCGCGCGGATCCCGGCATCTTTTGA
- a CDS encoding tagaturonate epimerase family protein encodes MTGLGSVRGLDVLPRSVVRIGEAEVGAVRDARAAARVAALAPSAPADLRALEGETTDVDGRWLRVGPMTPRNLAVLRRTLPWLSPRVLGPARSFGFGDRLGVATPGHIRAMRAAGAGIAPIFAQQSIREMVRTNRTPVQVLDDAAWGVFMEGWRDGFGADADHLKTAADVDGCLAAGYTFFTFDPGAYVDPDADSKPAAEIAPALDALPWRDLDDTRERMWHRYRGHTLELDREPLAYDDDAVARAAVKYGRAVAHVASLYRHLRSRNTAVEVEISVDETDTPTTPVQHAYVATELRRLGVQWVSLAPRFVGRFEKGVDYIGDPAEFDADVAVHAAIARRLGPYKLSLHSGSDKLSVYGAFGRRCGALAHIKTAGTSYLEALRTIAPLDPSLFRDIYILAHERYAEDRASYHVSALAQRTPAPGKVADRDLASLLDNFDAREMLHVTFGSALAAYGSRLQGALRANPEAYDGNVERHFIRHLSAFGR; translated from the coding sequence ATGACCGGTTTGGGGTCCGTACGAGGGCTCGACGTGCTGCCGCGTTCCGTCGTCCGGATCGGCGAGGCCGAGGTGGGCGCCGTTCGCGACGCGCGGGCCGCGGCCCGCGTGGCCGCGCTCGCCCCGAGCGCGCCGGCAGACCTGCGCGCCCTCGAGGGCGAGACCACGGACGTGGACGGCCGGTGGCTGCGCGTCGGCCCGATGACCCCGCGGAACCTGGCCGTCCTCCGGCGCACGCTGCCCTGGCTCTCGCCGCGCGTGCTGGGGCCGGCGCGGTCGTTCGGGTTCGGCGACCGGCTGGGCGTCGCCACGCCGGGGCACATCCGCGCGATGCGCGCCGCGGGGGCGGGGATCGCGCCGATCTTCGCGCAGCAGTCGATCCGCGAGATGGTCCGGACCAACCGGACGCCCGTGCAGGTGCTCGACGACGCGGCGTGGGGCGTCTTTATGGAAGGATGGCGCGACGGCTTCGGCGCGGACGCGGACCACCTGAAGACCGCCGCGGACGTCGACGGCTGTCTCGCCGCGGGCTACACGTTCTTTACGTTCGATCCCGGCGCATACGTCGATCCGGACGCCGATTCGAAGCCGGCGGCGGAGATCGCGCCGGCGCTCGACGCGCTGCCGTGGCGCGACCTCGACGACACGCGCGAACGGATGTGGCACCGGTACCGCGGCCATACCCTCGAGCTCGACCGCGAGCCGCTGGCCTACGACGACGACGCCGTCGCGCGCGCCGCCGTCAAGTACGGGCGCGCGGTCGCGCACGTCGCGTCACTCTACCGGCATCTCCGGTCCCGGAACACGGCCGTCGAGGTCGAGATCTCGGTCGACGAGACCGATACGCCCACCACGCCGGTGCAACACGCGTACGTCGCGACCGAGCTCCGCCGCCTCGGCGTGCAGTGGGTGAGCCTCGCGCCGCGCTTCGTCGGCCGCTTCGAGAAGGGCGTGGACTACATCGGCGATCCGGCCGAGTTCGACGCCGATGTGGCGGTGCACGCGGCGATCGCACGCCGCCTCGGCCCGTACAAGCTCAGCCTGCACTCCGGATCCGACAAGCTGAGCGTGTACGGCGCCTTCGGCCGCCGGTGCGGCGCGCTCGCGCACATCAAGACCGCCGGGACGAGCTATCTCGAAGCGCTGCGGACGATCGCGCCGCTCGATCCGTCGCTGTTCCGGGACATCTACATCCTTGCGCACGAGCGCTACGCGGAGGACCGGGCGAGCTACCACGTGTCGGCCCTCGCGCAGCGCACGCCGGCGCCCGGGAAGGTGGCGGACCGGGATCTCGCGTCGCTGCTCGACAACTTCGATGCCCGGGAGATGCTGCACGTCACTTTCGGCTCCGCGCTGGCGGCCTACGGGTCCCGACTGCAGGGGGCGCTGCGGGCGAACCCGGAGGCCTACGATGGGAACGTGGAGCGCCACTTCATCCGTCACCTCTCCGCGTTCGGCCGATGA